One Pectobacterium polaris DNA window includes the following coding sequences:
- a CDS encoding DUF3561 family protein — MQNATQLTISKTRPAQQEEDDGVSYLFMGAVTGFSFYWLAFTIPFLVYGSNTTFFFMLYTWPFFLALMPFSVLVGVGFSFLLRGYLFYTLFATGLTVVCLFWLVFSFLTGW; from the coding sequence ATGCAAAATGCCACGCAGTTAACGATTAGCAAGACTCGGCCAGCGCAACAAGAAGAAGATGACGGCGTTTCCTACCTGTTTATGGGGGCGGTAACGGGGTTCTCCTTTTATTGGTTGGCCTTTACTATCCCTTTTCTGGTATACGGCTCTAATACCACGTTTTTCTTCATGCTCTACACCTGGCCGTTTTTTCTGGCGCTGATGCCGTTTTCAGTGCTGGTTGGCGTCGGGTTTAGCTTTCTGTTGAGAGGCTATCTTTTTTATACGCTTTTTGCGACAGGGCTGACGGTGGTCTGCCTGTTTTGGCTGGTATTTTCGTTTCTGACGGGGTGGTAA
- the proS gene encoding proline--tRNA ligase — MRTSQYMLSTLKETPADAEVISHQLMLRAGMIRKLASGLYTWLPTGLRVLRKVENIVREEMNNAGAIEVSMPVVQPADLWVESGRWEQYGPELLRFVDRGERPFVLGPTHEEVITDLIRNEVSSYKQLPLNFFQIQTKFRDEVRPRFGVMRSREFLMKDAYSFHTSQESLQVTYDAMYAAYSQIFSRMDLDFRAVQADTGSIGGNASHEFQVLATSGEDDIVFSTESDYAANIELAEAVAPKLGRAEATEELRLVDTPNAKTIAELVEQFTLPIEKTVKTLLVKATEESGHKLVALLVRGDHELNEIKAEKIAQVASPLTFATEEEIRATIGAGPGSLGPVKLTIPVVVDRTVAAMSDFSAGANIDGKHYFGINWERDVTLPQVADIRNVVEGDISPDGKGTLQIKRGIEVGHIFQLGSKYSEALKATVQGEDGRNQTLTMGCYGIGVTRVVAAAIEQNHDERGIIWPDAIAPFHVAILPMNMHKSFRVKEVAEDIYQQLRAKGIEVLLDDRKERPGVMFADMELIGVPHTIVIGDRNLDSEEIEYKNRRVGEKQMIKTSEIVDFLLANIVR; from the coding sequence ATGCGTACTAGCCAATACATGCTCTCCACACTCAAGGAGACGCCAGCCGATGCAGAAGTCATCAGCCATCAGTTGATGCTCCGGGCAGGAATGATTCGTAAACTGGCCTCAGGCCTTTACACCTGGTTGCCAACCGGTTTACGTGTTTTGAGAAAAGTTGAAAATATCGTGCGCGAAGAGATGAACAACGCTGGCGCGATTGAAGTTTCCATGCCCGTTGTTCAGCCTGCCGATTTATGGGTGGAAAGTGGACGTTGGGAACAATATGGTCCGGAACTGCTGCGCTTTGTCGATCGTGGCGAGCGTCCATTTGTGCTCGGCCCAACACATGAAGAAGTGATTACCGATCTGATTCGTAATGAAGTCAGTTCTTATAAGCAGCTACCGCTGAATTTCTTCCAGATTCAAACCAAATTCCGCGATGAAGTGCGCCCGCGTTTTGGCGTCATGCGCTCACGTGAATTCCTGATGAAAGACGCCTACTCTTTCCATACCTCGCAGGAATCGCTGCAGGTCACTTACGACGCAATGTACGCCGCTTACAGCCAGATTTTCAGCCGTATGGATCTGGATTTCAGAGCCGTTCAGGCGGATACCGGTTCTATCGGCGGTAACGCATCCCATGAGTTTCAGGTACTGGCGACCAGCGGCGAAGACGATATCGTTTTCTCAACGGAATCCGACTACGCGGCAAACATTGAACTGGCAGAAGCTGTCGCGCCGAAGTTAGGCCGCGCGGAAGCGACAGAAGAGTTGCGTCTGGTTGATACACCAAATGCCAAGACTATCGCCGAGCTGGTTGAACAGTTTACGCTGCCGATAGAAAAAACCGTGAAGACGCTGCTGGTTAAAGCGACGGAAGAAAGTGGCCATAAACTGGTTGCGCTGCTGGTTCGTGGCGATCACGAACTGAATGAAATCAAAGCGGAGAAAATCGCTCAGGTTGCCAGCCCGCTGACGTTCGCAACGGAAGAAGAGATTCGTGCAACTATCGGTGCAGGTCCAGGTTCACTTGGCCCAGTCAAGCTGACGATTCCGGTTGTTGTCGATCGTACCGTTGCGGCGATGAGCGATTTCAGCGCTGGCGCGAACATTGATGGCAAACACTATTTTGGCATCAACTGGGAACGTGACGTTACGCTGCCGCAGGTTGCAGACATCCGTAACGTGGTTGAAGGCGACATCAGTCCAGACGGCAAAGGCACACTGCAAATTAAACGCGGTATCGAAGTGGGCCATATTTTCCAACTGGGCAGTAAGTATTCTGAAGCGCTGAAAGCGACGGTTCAAGGTGAAGACGGCCGTAACCAGACGCTGACGATGGGTTGCTACGGTATTGGTGTGACGCGCGTTGTCGCGGCGGCAATTGAGCAGAATCATGACGAACGCGGCATCATCTGGCCAGACGCGATTGCACCTTTCCACGTTGCTATTCTGCCAATGAACATGCACAAGTCTTTCCGCGTGAAGGAAGTGGCTGAGGATATCTACCAGCAGTTGCGCGCTAAAGGCATTGAAGTTTTGCTTGATGACCGTAAAGAGCGTCCGGGCGTGATGTTCGCCGATATGGAGTTGATTGGCGTGCCGCATACCATCGTCATTGGCGATCGCAATCTGGATAGCGAAGAGATTGAATATAAGAACCGTCGGGTCGGTGAAAAGCAAATGATTAAAACCAGCGAAATCGTCGATTTCCTGCTGGCGAATATCGTACGCTAA
- the ispD gene encoding 2-C-methyl-D-erythritol 4-phosphate cytidylyltransferase gives MQIPRLSPPDIVAVLPAAGNGSRMQNDRPKQYLTIGNDATGHKTILEHTIDALLRHSRVQRVVVVISPDDAFFHTLAIANDPRICAVTGGQQRADSVLAGLSAVADSAWALVHDAARPCLHQDDLTRLLAIVEQSDVGGILAAPVRDTMKRGTDGFIDRTVERNDLWHALTPQLFPAALLKQCLQRALQDGVAVTDEASALEYCGYRPQIISGRSDNIKVTRPEDLALAEFYLTSLQ, from the coding sequence ATGCAGATACCACGCCTTTCCCCGCCTGACATTGTTGCCGTTTTGCCCGCTGCGGGCAACGGCAGCCGGATGCAAAACGATCGTCCTAAGCAGTATCTGACGATTGGCAATGATGCGACCGGCCATAAAACCATTCTTGAACATACTATCGACGCGCTTTTACGCCATTCACGCGTGCAGCGTGTCGTCGTCGTTATCAGCCCTGATGACGCATTTTTTCATACCTTGGCGATTGCCAACGATCCCCGTATTTGTGCCGTGACGGGCGGGCAGCAGCGTGCGGATTCCGTGCTGGCTGGGCTGTCCGCCGTTGCCGATAGCGCATGGGCGTTAGTGCATGACGCGGCGCGTCCGTGTCTGCATCAGGACGATCTGACGCGCCTGCTGGCGATTGTCGAGCAGAGTGACGTTGGTGGAATTCTGGCTGCGCCGGTTCGTGATACCATGAAGCGCGGCACGGACGGGTTTATCGATCGCACGGTAGAACGTAACGATTTGTGGCATGCACTGACGCCGCAGCTTTTTCCCGCGGCGCTGTTGAAACAGTGCCTGCAACGGGCGCTTCAGGATGGCGTTGCCGTCACAGATGAAGCCTCCGCGTTGGAATATTGTGGCTATCGCCCGCAAATTATCAGCGGACGTTCGGATAATATCAAAGTCACTCGTCCAGAGGATTTGGCATTAGCCGAATTCTATTTAACCAGTTTGCAGTAA
- the ispF gene encoding 2-C-methyl-D-erythritol 2,4-cyclodiphosphate synthase, translated as MRIGHGFDVHKFGGEGPLVIGGVRIPYTQGLLAHSDGDVVLHAVTDALLGAATLGDIGKLFPDTDPAFKGADSRSLLREAWRRINEKGYQLGNLDVTIIAQAPKMAPHIPQMRVNLAEDLQCHMDDVNVKATTTEQLGFTGRGEGIACEAVALLVKKETGEIVAW; from the coding sequence ATGCGTATCGGTCACGGTTTTGATGTCCATAAGTTCGGTGGAGAAGGTCCGCTGGTGATCGGTGGCGTGCGAATTCCTTATACTCAAGGCCTGCTGGCACATTCCGATGGGGATGTGGTGCTGCATGCGGTGACCGATGCCCTGTTGGGGGCCGCCACGCTGGGTGACATTGGCAAGCTATTTCCTGATACCGATCCGGCTTTTAAAGGAGCGGACAGCCGTAGCCTGCTGCGTGAAGCCTGGCGTCGTATCAATGAAAAAGGCTACCAGCTAGGCAATCTGGACGTTACGATTATTGCGCAGGCGCCGAAAATGGCACCGCATATCCCGCAAATGCGCGTGAATCTGGCGGAAGATTTGCAGTGTCACATGGACGACGTCAATGTGAAAGCGACCACGACAGAACAGCTGGGCTTTACTGGTCGCGGCGAAGGCATTGCCTGCGAAGCCGTTGCTCTGCTGGTGAAAAAAGAAACGGGCGAAATTGTCGCGTGGTAA
- the cysC gene encoding adenylyl-sulfate kinase, with translation MRWYVATSHIGVRAICWEANNVSLRDEPTDDNVVWHAHDVTRESREELHGHQGVVIWFTGLSGSGKSTLAGALEQALHQRGVSTYLLDGDNVRHGLCRDLGFTDDDRRENIRRVGEVAKLMVDAGLVVLTAFISPHRAERKMVQDLLGEGQFIEVFVDTPLATCEARDPKGLYKKARAGELRNFTGIDSAYEAPEAPDSHLDGEQLVTNLTDQLLDLLGKRAIIKL, from the coding sequence ATGCGCTGGTACGTCGCCACTTCCCACATTGGGGTGCGCGCGATCTGCTGGGAGGCAAATAACGTGTCTTTACGCGATGAACCGACTGACGATAACGTCGTCTGGCATGCGCACGATGTCACCCGAGAGTCGCGCGAGGAGTTGCATGGTCATCAGGGCGTCGTTATCTGGTTTACCGGGTTGTCTGGATCCGGTAAATCCACGCTGGCGGGGGCGCTGGAACAGGCGCTACATCAGCGTGGTGTCAGCACCTACCTGCTGGATGGCGACAACGTGCGGCACGGGTTGTGCCGCGATTTAGGCTTCACCGACGACGATCGGCGCGAAAACATCCGTCGCGTGGGGGAAGTTGCCAAACTGATGGTGGATGCGGGTCTGGTAGTCCTGACTGCGTTTATCTCGCCGCACCGCGCCGAGCGTAAAATGGTGCAGGATTTACTGGGCGAAGGGCAGTTCATCGAAGTCTTCGTGGATACGCCGTTAGCGACCTGTGAAGCACGTGATCCTAAGGGGTTGTATAAAAAAGCCCGTGCCGGAGAGCTGCGTAATTTCACCGGAATCGACTCGGCGTATGAAGCGCCGGAAGCGCCGGATAGTCATCTGGATGGCGAACAATTAGTAACAAATTTGACAGACCAATTGTTAGATCTGCTGGGCAAGAGAGCTATTATCAAGCTCTGA
- the rpoS gene encoding RNA polymerase sigma factor RpoS: MSQSTLKVNELHEDTDFEENGLDVFDDKALAEEDTNDNDSAEDELLSQGVPQRVLDATQLYLGEIGYSPLLTAEEEVYFARRALRGDVPSRRRMIESNLRLVVKIARRYNNRGLALLDLIEEGNLGLIRAVEKFDPERGFRFSTYATWWIRQTIERAIMNQTRTIRLPIHIVKELNVYLRTARELSHKLDHEPSAEEIAEQLDKPVDDVNRMLRLNERITSVDTPLGGDSEKALLDILADEKDNGPEDTTQDNDMKQNIVKWLFELNAKQREVLARRFGLLGYEAATLEDVGREIGLTRERVRQIQVEGLRRLREILQVQGLSIEELFRE; the protein is encoded by the coding sequence ATGAGCCAAAGTACGCTGAAAGTTAACGAGTTACATGAAGATACCGATTTCGAAGAAAATGGACTTGACGTTTTTGACGATAAAGCGCTGGCAGAGGAAGATACCAATGATAATGACTCGGCGGAAGACGAGCTGTTATCGCAAGGGGTCCCACAGCGTGTCCTTGACGCAACACAGCTCTATTTAGGAGAGATCGGCTATTCGCCGCTTTTAACCGCAGAAGAAGAAGTTTATTTTGCCCGACGCGCGTTGCGTGGCGATGTCCCATCGCGCCGCCGGATGATCGAGAGTAACCTGCGGCTGGTGGTGAAAATTGCCCGCCGTTACAACAATCGTGGTCTGGCGCTGCTGGACCTGATTGAAGAGGGGAACCTCGGCCTGATCCGTGCGGTTGAAAAATTCGATCCAGAAAGAGGATTCCGTTTTTCAACCTATGCAACCTGGTGGATTCGACAGACGATAGAACGGGCGATCATGAATCAAACCCGTACCATCCGTTTGCCGATTCACATTGTCAAAGAACTCAACGTTTATCTGCGCACCGCGCGCGAACTGTCTCATAAACTGGATCACGAGCCGAGTGCGGAAGAAATCGCCGAACAGCTTGATAAGCCCGTTGATGACGTCAACCGCATGCTGCGCCTGAATGAACGTATTACTTCCGTCGATACCCCGTTGGGTGGTGATTCGGAAAAAGCGCTGCTGGATATTCTGGCAGACGAAAAAGATAACGGACCTGAAGACACTACTCAAGATAACGATATGAAGCAGAATATCGTAAAATGGTTGTTTGAGCTGAATGCCAAACAGCGTGAGGTGTTGGCGCGTCGTTTCGGCCTGCTAGGGTACGAAGCGGCTACGCTGGAAGATGTGGGTCGTGAAATCGGCTTAACGCGTGAACGTGTTCGCCAGATTCAGGTTGAAGGCTTACGCCGCCTGCGGGAAATTTTGCAGGTTCAGGGGTTGAGCATTGAAGAACTGTTTCGTGAATAA
- a CDS encoding basic amino acid ABC transporter substrate-binding protein — MFKKLLFVGALFTTALSTTVLPTSAFAAEPTYVVGSGGTYRPFEFENAKKELEGFDIDIIKAIAKAENFNIKLINTPWEGIFATLNSGDRDIIISGITITDKRKQMVDFSAPYFPAEQSIVVPKGSTIDSIAALKDHKVGVVNSSTADIVVSDVLGKNSTSIKRFDNTPLMLQELYEDGVGAAVGDVGVVKFYIKTHPEKQFNLVSDAKFERQYFGIAVAKGNDQLREKINAGLKKIVADGTYAKIYQTWFDNNVPTLPAE, encoded by the coding sequence ATGTTCAAAAAACTGTTATTCGTTGGTGCGCTCTTCACTACCGCACTATCCACTACCGTACTCCCCACCAGCGCCTTCGCCGCGGAACCCACTTATGTTGTTGGCTCTGGCGGAACCTATCGCCCTTTTGAGTTTGAAAATGCGAAGAAAGAGCTGGAAGGCTTTGATATTGATATTATTAAAGCGATCGCCAAGGCGGAGAATTTTAATATCAAGCTGATCAATACGCCGTGGGAAGGGATCTTCGCGACCCTTAACTCCGGCGACCGCGACATTATCATTTCCGGTATCACAATTACCGACAAACGTAAGCAAATGGTCGATTTCTCCGCACCGTATTTCCCAGCAGAGCAGTCCATTGTGGTGCCTAAAGGCTCGACGATCGACTCGATTGCTGCGCTGAAAGATCACAAAGTCGGTGTCGTGAACTCCAGTACCGCCGATATCGTGGTCTCCGATGTATTAGGCAAAAACAGTACATCGATTAAGCGCTTTGATAACACCCCGTTAATGTTACAAGAGCTGTATGAAGATGGTGTGGGCGCCGCGGTTGGCGACGTGGGCGTAGTGAAGTTTTACATTAAGACTCACCCTGAAAAACAGTTCAATCTGGTTTCCGACGCCAAATTCGAACGCCAGTATTTCGGGATCGCCGTCGCGAAAGGCAACGATCAGCTGCGTGAGAAGATTAACGCAGGGCTGAAAAAAATCGTTGCTGATGGCACCTACGCCAAGATCTATCAAACCTGGTTTGATAACAACGTTCCGACCTTACCCGCAGAATAA
- the tsaA gene encoding tRNA (N6-threonylcarbamoyladenosine(37)-N6)-methyltransferase TrmO, with protein MSQFVFNQIGIIRSPYKEKFAIPRQPGLIEDGGGELQLLPPYNQADCVRGLEDFSHIWILFIFHQTMDGGWRPTVRPPRLGGNTRTGVFATRSTFRPNPVGMSLVELKGIRAKGDAITLDLGSLDLVDGTPVVDIKPYLPFAESHPQARAGFAQMAPDAAMPVAFSPLAESQIAEHQKKYPQLKRFISQVLAQDPRPAYRKGESTTREYAVLLLEFNVRWRVCEEQTEVLSLDPSHTC; from the coding sequence ATGAGTCAATTTGTTTTCAATCAGATCGGGATTATCCGCTCACCGTATAAAGAAAAGTTTGCCATTCCGCGGCAGCCGGGTCTGATTGAAGACGGAGGCGGAGAGCTTCAGCTATTACCGCCGTACAATCAGGCAGATTGTGTGCGGGGGCTGGAAGATTTCAGCCATATTTGGATATTGTTCATTTTTCATCAAACGATGGACGGCGGCTGGCGTCCGACGGTTCGACCACCGCGTCTGGGAGGAAACACACGTACGGGCGTTTTCGCTACGCGTTCCACCTTCCGTCCCAATCCTGTTGGCATGTCGCTGGTTGAATTAAAAGGGATCCGAGCAAAAGGCGATGCCATTACGCTCGACTTAGGCAGTCTTGATCTGGTCGATGGCACACCGGTTGTCGATATCAAACCTTACCTACCCTTTGCGGAAAGCCATCCTCAGGCGCGAGCGGGTTTTGCCCAAATGGCACCTGATGCCGCGATGCCAGTCGCTTTTTCCCCCCTTGCGGAAAGCCAGATCGCAGAACATCAAAAGAAATATCCCCAGTTAAAACGCTTTATCTCGCAGGTGTTGGCACAAGATCCGCGCCCCGCCTACCGTAAAGGGGAAAGTACCACGCGGGAATACGCCGTTTTGCTATTGGAGTTCAATGTGCGCTGGCGCGTATGCGAAGAACAAACCGAAGTGTTAAGCCTCGACCCGTCACACACGTGTTAA
- a CDS encoding amino acid ABC transporter permease → MTGFRWEIIQEYAPLFMEGTWMTIKCTIICVILGTCWGLTLGLGRLAQAPHGPWKYILHYGVQWPVRIYISAFRGTPLFVQIMVVHFALVPLFINPRDGLLVTSNIMSADLARTLRSDYGAFLSCIVAITLNAGAYVSEIFRAGIQSIDRGQMEASRSLGMSYGRTMRKVILPQAFRRMLPPLGNNAIAIVKDSSLASAIGLADLAYAARTVSGAYATYWEPYLAISIVYWVITFLLSLLVRHMEMRFGKSDSR, encoded by the coding sequence TTGACGGGATTTCGTTGGGAGATCATTCAGGAATATGCCCCGCTGTTTATGGAAGGCACCTGGATGACCATCAAATGCACCATTATTTGTGTCATTCTTGGCACCTGCTGGGGATTAACGCTCGGATTAGGCCGCTTAGCGCAGGCACCGCACGGGCCGTGGAAATATATCCTGCACTACGGTGTTCAATGGCCGGTACGCATCTACATCAGCGCCTTCCGCGGCACGCCGCTGTTTGTACAAATCATGGTGGTGCACTTCGCGCTAGTGCCGCTGTTCATCAATCCGCGTGACGGGCTGCTGGTGACCAGCAATATTATGTCGGCCGATCTTGCCCGTACGCTGCGCTCAGATTACGGCGCGTTCCTCTCTTGCATCGTGGCAATTACGCTGAATGCGGGTGCCTATGTCTCCGAGATATTCCGTGCCGGTATTCAGTCGATCGATCGCGGCCAGATGGAAGCGTCACGCTCTCTCGGAATGAGCTATGGCCGTACGATGCGGAAAGTCATTCTGCCGCAGGCTTTTCGCCGCATGCTGCCACCGCTGGGCAACAACGCCATCGCGATTGTGAAGGATTCATCGTTGGCTTCAGCAATCGGATTGGCGGATCTCGCCTATGCCGCTCGTACGGTGTCAGGGGCTTACGCCACGTACTGGGAACCCTACCTGGCGATCTCTATCGTTTATTGGGTTATTACTTTCCTGCTTTCGCTGCTGGTGCGGCACATGGAAATGAGGTTTGGCAAAAGTGATTCACGTTAA
- a CDS encoding amino acid ABC transporter ATP-binding protein, giving the protein MIHVKNLQKQFGDTHVLRGISCDIAPQEVLCLIGPSGSGKSTFLRCINALETLSAGEITVNGFAIHDQKTNINRVRESVGMVFQRFNLFPHMTVLENIIMAPMDVKKLSRAQAVERAKALLSKVGLLDKIDAWPNSLSGGQQQRVAIARALAMEPAIMLFDEPTSALDPELVGEVLAVMKTLANEGMTMVIVTHEMAFAREVADRVIFIDQGIIQEQGTPEAIFTHPSNPRTQAFLSKIL; this is encoded by the coding sequence GTGATTCACGTTAAAAACCTGCAAAAACAGTTTGGTGATACGCATGTCCTGCGCGGTATTTCCTGCGACATCGCGCCTCAGGAAGTGCTCTGCCTGATTGGCCCATCCGGTTCAGGAAAGAGTACCTTTCTGCGCTGCATCAACGCACTGGAGACGCTGTCGGCAGGCGAGATTACGGTCAACGGTTTTGCCATTCACGATCAGAAAACCAACATCAATCGCGTGCGCGAAAGCGTGGGGATGGTGTTCCAGCGCTTTAATCTATTTCCGCACATGACGGTGTTGGAAAACATAATTATGGCGCCGATGGATGTGAAAAAATTGTCGCGTGCGCAGGCCGTTGAACGGGCGAAAGCGTTGCTCAGCAAGGTCGGCCTGCTGGATAAAATCGATGCCTGGCCGAATAGCCTGTCCGGTGGACAGCAGCAGCGTGTCGCGATTGCCCGCGCGTTAGCGATGGAACCCGCGATCATGCTATTCGATGAACCGACATCCGCGCTGGACCCGGAGCTGGTTGGCGAAGTGTTAGCGGTTATGAAAACGCTGGCGAATGAAGGCATGACGATGGTCATCGTGACCCATGAAATGGCATTTGCCAGAGAAGTGGCCGATAGAGTGATCTTTATCGATCAGGGGATTATTCAGGAACAGGGGACGCCAGAAGCGATCTTTACTCATCCGAGTAACCCGCGTACGCAGGCTTTCCTAAGTAAGATACTGTAA
- the ftsB gene encoding cell division protein FtsB, translating to MGKLTLLLLILLGWLQYSLWLGKNGIHDYVRVKDDVVVQQGNNAKLKDRNEQLFAEIDDLNGGQEAIEERARNELSMIKPGESFYRLVPESNHRNANTTSSNNDSSNNTQR from the coding sequence ATGGGAAAGCTTACGCTGTTATTATTGATATTGCTTGGCTGGCTTCAGTACTCACTGTGGCTGGGCAAGAATGGCATTCACGATTATGTTCGGGTGAAGGATGATGTTGTTGTCCAGCAGGGGAACAATGCCAAATTAAAAGACCGTAACGAACAACTGTTTGCTGAAATTGATGACCTCAATGGCGGGCAGGAAGCGATTGAAGAGCGTGCACGCAATGAACTGAGTATGATCAAACCCGGTGAAAGCTTCTATCGTCTGGTGCCAGAATCGAACCACCGTAACGCGAATACGACGTCATCTAATAACGATTCATCTAACAACACACAACGTTGA
- the truD gene encoding tRNA pseudouridine(13) synthase TruD, with protein MENSEQLVWLHGEPQATGSLKSTAEDFLVVEDLGFQPDGDGEQVLVRVRKRGCNTQFVAEMLAKFVRLPLRAVSYAGLKDRHAVTEQWFCLHMPGKETPDFSLLELEGCDVLEVTRHRRKLRIGTLRGNHFTLVLRQVSDRSEVDARLALIAANGAPNYFGSQRFGRNGNNLEQARLWANNEIRVKERSKRSFYLSASRSAMFNQVASARLAGQQAKTVLCGDALQLTGRGSWFVAKPDELDVLQTRLDAGELQITAPLPGDGELGTQDDARVFEEQALVGQDTLWSLVKRERVEPARRAVLLYPQQMHWEWQDDATVEVTFWLPAGSFATSVVRELLHSQQDTDLGA; from the coding sequence ATGGAAAATAGCGAACAACTCGTCTGGTTGCACGGTGAACCACAGGCTACCGGCTCATTGAAATCCACTGCTGAAGATTTTCTGGTGGTGGAAGATCTGGGATTTCAGCCAGATGGTGACGGTGAACAAGTATTGGTACGTGTACGCAAGCGCGGCTGTAATACGCAATTTGTGGCCGAGATGCTGGCGAAATTTGTTCGTCTACCGCTGCGTGCCGTCAGTTATGCGGGTTTGAAAGATCGTCATGCTGTCACCGAACAATGGTTCTGCCTGCACATGCCGGGAAAGGAGACGCCAGATTTCTCCTTGTTGGAGCTTGAAGGCTGTGATGTGCTTGAGGTGACTCGCCATCGTCGCAAGCTGCGGATCGGTACGCTGCGGGGTAACCATTTTACTCTGGTGCTGCGTCAGGTCAGCGACCGAAGCGAGGTTGACGCTCGTTTGGCGCTGATTGCCGCGAACGGCGCGCCTAATTATTTCGGCAGCCAGCGTTTCGGACGTAATGGAAATAATCTTGAGCAGGCTCGTCTTTGGGCAAATAACGAGATTCGAGTAAAAGAACGCAGTAAGCGGAGTTTTTATCTTTCCGCCAGCCGCAGTGCGATGTTTAATCAGGTTGCCAGTGCACGACTCGCGGGACAGCAGGCGAAAACCGTCTTGTGTGGTGATGCATTGCAGCTAACAGGGCGCGGCAGCTGGTTTGTTGCTAAGCCTGACGAATTAGACGTTTTACAGACGCGCCTTGATGCGGGTGAACTCCAGATTACCGCGCCGCTGCCTGGTGATGGTGAACTGGGCACGCAGGATGACGCGCGGGTATTTGAAGAACAGGCTTTGGTCGGACAAGACACGCTGTGGTCTTTGGTTAAGCGTGAGCGGGTCGAACCTGCCCGGCGTGCGGTGCTGCTGTATCCGCAGCAGATGCACTGGGAATGGCAGGACGATGCGACTGTGGAAGTGACGTTCTGGCTACCTGCGGGCAGTTTTGCGACCAGCGTGGTGCGCGAATTGCTGCATTCACAGCAGGATACCGATCTCGGTGCCTGA
- a CDS encoding protein-L-isoaspartate(D-aspartate) O-methyltransferase — MVNKRIETLLAQLRQQGIQDERLLSAIEAVPRERFVDEAFEHKAYENTALPIGSGQTISQPYMVAKMTELLSLTPVSRVLEIGTGSGYQTAILAHLVRHVCSVERIKGLQWQAKRRLKQLDLHNVSTRHGDGWQGWASRGPFDAIIVTAAPPEIPRALMEQLDEGGVMVLPVGEQSQYLQVVQRHAGEFIIQTVEAVRFVPLVKGELA, encoded by the coding sequence ATGGTAAACAAGCGTATAGAAACGTTGTTGGCACAGCTGCGCCAGCAGGGCATTCAGGACGAACGTCTACTGAGTGCGATAGAAGCCGTACCCAGAGAACGTTTCGTTGACGAGGCGTTCGAGCATAAAGCGTATGAAAATACCGCTCTGCCTATTGGTTCCGGTCAGACGATTTCGCAGCCCTATATGGTCGCGAAGATGACGGAATTGCTCAGCCTGACGCCTGTTTCTCGCGTGCTGGAAATTGGCACTGGTTCTGGTTATCAAACGGCGATTTTAGCGCATTTGGTGAGGCACGTTTGCTCGGTTGAGCGTATTAAAGGGCTGCAATGGCAGGCTAAACGTCGCTTAAAGCAGCTTGATCTGCATAATGTTTCTACCCGTCATGGCGATGGGTGGCAGGGCTGGGCGTCGCGCGGGCCGTTTGATGCCATCATCGTGACTGCTGCACCGCCGGAAATTCCCCGAGCGCTGATGGAACAGCTTGATGAAGGCGGCGTGATGGTATTGCCCGTCGGTGAACAGTCACAATACTTACAGGTTGTTCAACGCCATGCTGGCGAATTTATTATTCAAACGGTTGAAGCTGTTCGGTTTGTTCCGCTGGTCAAAGGGGAATTAGCCTGA
- the rcsF gene encoding Rcs stress response system protein RcsF, translating to MRAVPFILLAMSLTGCSLFQKPPAPTPQPAIETKTVEPAPKPKPAARPTPAVLYKSAEELVGKPFRDMGEVSGSSCQVSAQDSPPNAANARKRMQNRATAMKANAVLLHECQTVSGVAGCYSQVVCQGTALKVSAQ from the coding sequence ATGCGTGCTGTTCCCTTTATATTGTTGGCCATGTCGCTAACAGGCTGTTCTTTATTTCAGAAGCCACCGGCACCGACACCTCAACCCGCTATTGAAACCAAAACTGTAGAACCTGCGCCTAAACCGAAGCCAGCGGCTCGCCCGACGCCAGCGGTGCTATATAAAAGTGCAGAAGAATTAGTCGGTAAACCTTTCCGTGATATGGGCGAAGTGTCAGGCTCCTCATGTCAGGTCAGCGCTCAGGACTCTCCGCCTAACGCGGCAAATGCGCGTAAAAGAATGCAAAACCGCGCAACCGCAATGAAAGCCAATGCAGTTTTACTGCATGAATGCCAAACCGTCAGCGGCGTAGCGGGTTGCTACAGCCAGGTCGTTTGCCAAGGCACTGCGCTGAAAGTCTCTGCACAATGA